The following coding sequences lie in one Clupea harengus chromosome 23, Ch_v2.0.2, whole genome shotgun sequence genomic window:
- the ubald2 gene encoding UBA-like domain-containing protein 2, producing MSVNMDELRHQVMINQFVLTAGCAADQAKQLLQAAHWQFETALSSFFQEANIPGHHHQMMCTPRNTPATPPNFPDAITMFSKLRASDCSSTPQGGAPMACSPPPSHGHAPAGGFFWASSPPGPAWLPPSSSSPHTHTHTHTHTHAHLHTHLQPPPATTWPPVSQTGSAQATPIMSALHGQR from the exons ATGTCGGTAAATATGGACGAACTCAGGCATCAAGTAATGATCAACCAGTTTGTTTTGACTGCTGGTTGTGCCGCTGACCAAGCTAAGCAGCTTCTCCAAGCAGCGCATTGGCAGTTTGAG acggCCTTGAGCTCCTTCTTCCAGGAGGCGAACATCCCTGGTCACCATCACCAGATG atGTGcacacccagaaacacaccTGCCACTCCACCCAACTTCCCCGACGCCATCACCATGTTCTCCAAGCTGCGCGCCTCCGACTGCTCCTCCacaccacaagggggcgctccGATGGCCTGTTCCCCGCCCCCCTCGCACGGCCACGCCCCCGCCGGGGGCTTCTTCTGGGCCTCTTCCCCCCCCGGGCCGGCCTggctgcccccctcctcctcctccccgcacacacacacgcacacgcacacacacacacacgcccacctccacacacacctccagcccCCGCCGGCGACGACGTGGCCGCCCGTCAGCCAGACAGGCTCCGCCCAGGCCACGCCCATCATGTCAGCGCTGCATGGCCAGAGATGA
- the foxj1a gene encoding LOW QUALITY PROTEIN: forkhead box protein J1-A (The sequence of the model RefSeq protein was modified relative to this genomic sequence to represent the inferred CDS: inserted 2 bases in 1 codon; deleted 1 base in 1 codon), with the protein MLSMGCMELWAEGSIGLEEEVVTAAAQAEELDQHPTQNQHQNQSLSPPPWNSSPQESAPCCAAGGGTSGGSLSLDDSLTSLQWLQEFSIVSAPPPHAALSSRHHQGALFGHQPLVGIDAPASPLAGDPATIFGTPLTPGKPTAAAFYRVPSLSGGGAPLLMMSRGHCPDEVDYKSNPLVKPPYSYATLICMAMQACKKSKITLSCIYKWITDNYCYFRHADPTWQNSIRHNLSLNKCFIKVPRQKDEPGKGGFWKIDPQYAERLLSGAYKKRRMPPVRINPALQAHLRPTTSDPQRSRGGAASGGVAAGGLSVSPESQQLLQEFEEMTGADQNRDPHLTEAVLLGGWGGSGRGGSGGGGVRGQKRKQQLGLGGRTAAGGASSVKAPRRSSSPLLPVEEQRELGALKGSFDWDALLDSALNGELSLDEGGXPLSPIPPHDHYDLTVRGTHINIGPLQAGGGTAAASEGALSHREGGTADLEEETFLATAFLQGPWPEEEEEEGGAMKVDFLCSSTVNIDQLFDLGDSLGGDISSKIESLL; encoded by the exons ATGCTGTCCATGGGTTGCATGGAGCTCTGGGCCGAAGGTTCCATcgggctggaggaggaggtggtgacgGCGGCCGCTCAGGCAGAGGAGTTGGACCAGCACCCCACCCAGAACCAGCACCAGAACCAGAGCCTGAGCCCACCACCCTGGAACTCTAGTCCGCAGGAGAGCGCCCCCTGCTGCGCCGCGGGCGGTGGCACTAGCGGCGGCTCTCTGAGCCTGGACGACAGCCTGACCAGCCTGCAGTGGCTGCAGGAGTTCTCCATCGTCAGCGCGCCGCCGCCGCACGCCGCCCTCTCCTCCCGCCATCACCAGGGGGCGCTGTTCGGCCACCAGCCGCTGGTGGGCATCGATGCGCCCGCCTCGCCGCTCGCCGGGGACCCCGCCACCATCTTCGGCACCCCGCTCACCCCCGGCAAGCCCACGGCGGCGGCCTTCTATCGGGTGCCCTCcctgtctggggggggggccCCGCTGCTGATGATGAGCCGCGGGCACTGCCCCGACGAGGTGGACTACAAGAGCAACCCCCTCGTGAAGCCGCCCTACTCCTACGCCACCCTCATCTGCATGGCGATGCAGGCCTGCAAGAAGAGCAAGATCACACTCTCCTGCATCTACAAGTGGATCACAGACAACTACTGCTACTTCAGGCACGCCGACCCCACGTGGCAg AACTCCATCAGGCACAACCTGTCCCTGAACAAGTGCTTCATCAAGGTTCCCCGGCAGAAGGACGAGCCCGGCAAGGGTGGATTCTGGAAGATCGACCCGCAGTACGCggagcgtctgctgagcggcgCCTACAAAAAGCGCCGCATGCCTCCGGTGCGGATCAACCCCGCGCTGCAGGCCCACCTGCGACctacgacctctgacccccag AGGTCGCGGGGGGGCGCGGCGTCGGGGGGGGTCGCGGCGGGGGGGCTGAGTGTAAGCCCCGAGTCTCAGCAGCTCCTGCAAGAGTTTGAGGAGATGACCGGAGCGGACCAGAACCGAGACCCACACCTGACGGAGGCGGTGTtgcttggggggtggggggggtccgGGAGGGGGGGCAGCGGCGGGGGGGGTGTGCGGGGGCAGAAGAGGAAGCAGCAGCTGGGACTCGGGGGCAGGACTGCCGCAGGGGGTGCGTCGTCGGTGAAAGCCCCGCGCCGCTCGAGCTCGCCGCTACTTCCTGTGGAGGAGCAGCGTGAACTGGGCGCGCTCAAGGGCAGCTTCGACTGGGACGCCCTGCTCGACTCCGCCCTCAACGGCGAGCTGAGTCTGGACGAGGGGGG GCCGCTCAGCCCCATACCCCCCCACGACCACTACGACCTCACCGTGCGCGGCACGCACATCAACATCGGCCCCCTGCAGGCCGGCGGCGGTACTGCGGCGGCCAGCGAGGGCGCCCTGAGCCACAGGGAGGGCGGCACCGCGGACCTGGAGGAGGAGACGTTCCTGGCCACGGCCTTCCTGCAGGGTCCCTGgcccgaggaggaggaggaggagggcggcgcGATGAAGGTGGACTTCCTGTGCAGCTCCACCGTCAACATCGACCAGCTGTTCGACCTGGGGGACTCCCTAGGCGGTGACATCAGCAGCAAGATAGAGTCACTGctctga